The Bubalus kerabau isolate K-KA32 ecotype Philippines breed swamp buffalo chromosome 10, PCC_UOA_SB_1v2, whole genome shotgun sequence sequence tggatttagaaaaggcagaagaatcagagatcaaattgccaacacatgttggatcacagaaaaaccaAGAAAATTCCATCTCTTGCTTGagacatctgcttctgcttcattgactacagtaaagcctttgtgaaaatcacaacaaactgtggaaaattcttaaagagatgggaataccagaccaccttacctgcctcctgtgaaatctatatgcaggtcaagaagcaacaattaggacatggaacagactggttccaaattgggaaaggagtatgtcaaggctgtatattgtcaccctgcttatttaactcatatgaagagtacatcatgcaaaatgccaggctggatgaagcacaagctggaatcaagattgcagggagaaatatcaataacctcagatatgcagatgaaaccacccttatggcagaaagcgaagaggaactaaagagcctcttgatggaagtgaaagaggagatttaagaagctggcttaaaaaaatcaacattcaaaaaacaaaaatcatggcatccccccatcccatcacttcatggcaaatagatggggaaacaatggaaataatgaaagacttttattttcttgggttccaaaatcactgcagatggtgactgcagccatgaaattaaaagacacttgctccttggaagaaaaactgtgacaaacctagacaatagtattaaaaagcagagacattaccttgccaacaaagatccatctaatcaaagctatggtttttcctagagtcatgtatggatgtgagagctggactacaaagaaggctgagcactgaagaactgatgcttttgaacagtggtgttggaaaagactcttcttgacagtcccttggactgcaaggaaatcaaaccagtcaatcctaaaggaaactggtcctgaatattcactggaaggattgatactgaagttgaaactccaatactttggccactgattcgaagaattgactcactgaaaaagaccctgatgcttgaaaatatttgaaggtaggaggagagggggatgactgaggatgagatggctggatggcattggtgactcaatggacatgtatttgagcaagctccgggagatggtgaaggacagggaagcctggtgtgctgcagtccacggggttgcaaagagttggacatgactaagtgactgaacaacaatagcagctTTAAATGTTAgcctacagcctgccaggcttcttgtctatgggattttcccagcaatactggagtgggttgccacaccctcctccagggtccctttccaactcagggatcgaacccgagtctcctgcattgcaggcagattctttactgctgagccaccagggaagcctcccctcGTGAGACACCCACATAATCACTTCCATTTGAAAGAATTATCAACACTATTTCTAGTTTCTCTGAAAGGCCTATGTTTTCAGAGACACCACATTTTAGTTATGTGCAAAACTTGGCACAGATTGGTCTCCACAGCCTTTGGCAATATCATCTCTTGCTTCTTACCAGAATAAAACACAAGTTGTGCTAATTCTAAAGAACATAAGCCAGCAAGTTTCTCAGCAAATCAAGTCTTTGgaatatggaaaaacaaaaaatgaccaAAAACTTCCAAATCCAACAAACCTGTAGAACTCCTCTCGCTCTCTTTCATCCAGCTCTGTGATGATATAAGCAAGGGTACGTTCAATCCGGGGAATGATGACTAGGgtttaaaagtatatatgtagTCAGAACttcaaacctctttttaaattgccAGTGCTCATTTGTGTACAACAGTTACTTAACCATAAATGTACATTTAATgcaaaacacaaaaacagaaaagtaaaatgcAGTATAATCCCACCATCCTGGGttaactattataaatattttggtaTGTGTCCTGTACTGTCTTTCTATGCACAGGCAACACTGGGCCATGATATATACAACACTGCATATACtgaatttatatgaatatataacacTGAaccacaaattttattttaaatataacagcaaTCTAAACACTGAACAGAGGGAGTACAGTAAGTTGAATTTTGTGTCAGTCATAGGTTCAACTTTACACAGAATTTCTTTATTCTGCTTCTAGAATGTGAGCTCCTTGCGAATTGGAACTTAACCCATTTTGTTTTGCTTGCAATTCCAGGCATGAGGCTGGCACAAGCAAGCAGTCAGGAAAtatgttttgagtttttaaaaaatgagataactTCCTCTTTAACACTAACAGATCCCAAGCAAAATAATTTCCCTGTTGCTCAAAGTTTGCTACTTTCTTACCTTAAAATTAAACAGACGTTTCTTTAATGAAAACTGAGCCTTTTAAGGAAAAAGTACTTTGGCAACATTAAGGAgtcatagttttaaaataatgaaataagagAGATGGAGGATAAAGGCATACAATAGGAAAACTTAATTTTGAGAAATCAAGAATAGGAGATAAGGCCTAAGAAAGATTTAAAGTTAAATACAGTAAGTCCTCTACATAAGAACTTTCACATTGTGAACTTCCAAAAATACAAACGTGCGCTCACATGTCTACGTACGTTGTCACATGCATGCGTGGGGTTGTATTTTTGTGTACTGTACCGTACAGTGCTGCAGAGTACAGGAGCACAGtgtatttcaagcccaggatttCTGGAAGCCAGTGTAAAAGCAGTGATTGCTGTAGCTGGTACAGCACTCCCTAAACACCACTGGATCGTTTTTTCAAGAGCAGACGGAATTCAATCCAGCAAggaacctgtgccatcaacatCAGGCTTGAGTGAAATCAGCTTGTCCTCCGCCTGCTACTGCTGATGATCCATCTCCCACCTACCCATTCTCCTCCAGTTAGTAACTCTTcctgcctgttcactcgatgccagctgTTGCACTATACTACTGtatttttcaaggtactgtaagatttaaaatgtcttatttttctgtttgatgAACACTTATCTGTACTGACGCTCTGCCCTTCTCACTGTGGACAGGGGCAACATCTTACTCAGCAGGCAGCCAGTGCCTGAGTCCTAGAAGGTCTGAGACAAGGATGGAGGCGGGGACAAAAGGGCAGCTTAAACTCACCATGTTCAATAGCGTTTACACGCCTGTTGGTTATCTTAATAGCTTCATCCAAAGTCACAAAGGAAGTCTAAAATAAGAGGATAAATTAATAACGTAGGCTCAAAATTTTCTTCCTAATCATACCCTGGCCTTCACTCAGCACTTGTAGAAAACATTTGGAAACCAAGAATACTACTTCTCAACatacttagaaaacagaaaagtctTATGAGGTTTCCACAGAGCTAACATGACTTCCATTCTATTAGAATTCATTTACTTCAGACTCACCTGAAGTTATAAAAATGGCAAGAGGAAAAGAATCATACACTAATGACCTAGACACTTATTAACTGACCACAAATGGGAAACAAAGGCTTTCATGCATAAATCCTGTAACATATGCATTTAAATCCAGTGCTGATTGTTGCTGCTCTCACCTAGTCAAGAGTGAAGCTATACCACTGCACAAACATTGTGTTAGTGATAAAAAGTAGGGACAATGGTGCAGAAGCCCCCATTTCAGAAATCAAGGCATTTCTGGCTTGTTTCACACAGGCATGGCAACAGTTTAAAGTACTAAGTGCAATATGCCTCGATTCAGGATCTGAATCTCCCCGACGTGACTGTTAGATATCAAACTGCAGGACTTACCTGCAGTGAAGCCAGTTCCACCAGTAGTTCCACTGCTTTGGCATAATTCCTCTTCAGTTTAGCCAACTGTTCCCCACCTCTGGCTAAACCAGTCAGTTCATAACCTAAAAGAACCAGTCAGACAACATTTGCATTTAGAGCGTACTCTTCCCCATAAACTTCCCAAAAGATGGTAAGTCAGAATTAATaccaaagacagaaaaacaaatttagcGACCCTGTTCAATGCACACACCAAGTGCCCATTTCACTCCCCCAAACCCTCGTGCCTGCTGCTATTTGCACAGGGGCACTATTATAACTATAGGGGAAGCTGCTGACTAACCTTCACATGTCCAGCTTGTAGACTATGCTGCCTGATGCCCCAGCACAGTGACAGTCTATTCATAAGTGATGCTCTAGAATGCTTCTTCATTCAAGCTGTACTaaatattctatgtgaaccaATTAAATAGGAGGGCTAAAGAaagaatctttttatttctatgagAAAGAGCTGATTACTTTGGAAAGGCTCAACAAAGATGTGTTACCACCTAAAACATGCTGTCAAAGTAGGAAAAGTGGAAAGTTATAAAAAACTGAGGATGAGCTGGCTATAAAAGTTTAGGAAGATTCAGCATTCAGGTTGTATCACAGTGTCTAAGAATTCAAAGAGACCCAAACTGCAAATTACAAACAATGCATTATGGGTGTGGTATGCAGAAAGACAACATGGAAGTCTAATAGTGGATTCATACTCAAAGAAAGGTCAAGGCTTTGTATTTCTAAAATTTGGAAATGACTAAATTTCTAGGtggaaataaagtattttaagcaATGTACGTTTTATGACTCCACACAATACCACTTTTTTGATTAACTGATAAACTATTGTCCCAACTGTATCTGATAAGAAGGCTTACCAACACTGGAACTACTGAACTCTAATAAGATCTATCTATCATCATTGTTCAGAATAAGGTTCATTTAAAGAGAAACTAGAAGAATCCAGAGACGCACATAAGAAGTTTCACACTTACTGTCAGTTCCTTCATGATAATGTTCAAATACTGGCAACGTAACACCTGTTAAACAGAAACATATATGGATTCACGAAAACATGTCCTTGAAGTATGGCTTCTTAACCATGGTTTCCTGTTCCTTTTTCAGGAAATATTCAAAAGTCAAGAGACTGCCTGGAATCATAACTTGTTTCAAGGAATCAATTTAGGAACCTACCTTCTTAAGTGTTCATTCCTAGTCCAAAGTCAAGTTATCCTTAGTAAGGGATCTGGTTGttacaatgtttgttttttttttcccttcagttttgaagtatacttaaaatgtaaaaacctGCACATATTTAATGTGTACATTCTGATGAGTACAACATATGCATACACCCATGAATACCATCATCACAATCAAGGTgataaacatatccatcacttcCAAAAGATGTGTCCCTTTTCCTATGTGTGTGTTAAGAATACTCAAAATGAGATCTACTTTAAGTTTCTAAGTGTAGAACACCAAATTATTAACTGTAACTACAGACTGTACAGCAGGTCTGTAGAGTATATTTATGTTTAATAACTTATTTTATATCCACTGAATGACCAGCTCCCCATTTCCCCTACCCCCATCCCCAGGCAACCACCAGTTAACAACAGTTTCAACATGTAAAGCCAATCAACTTTGTCTAAGAAGAAAAGATTAACTGGGCCATTAAGATCTTGCTgtataaatgaaagtgaagttgctcagtcatgcccgactctttgcgaccccatggatagtagcctgcaccaagctcctctgtccatgggattttcaaggcaagagtactggagtgggttaccatttccttctccagggaatcttcccaacccagggatcgaacccaggtctctcacattgcagacagacgctttaccatctgagacaccagggaagtcctgctatataaatatgctatgctaagtcacttaagtcgtgtccgactctgtgcgaccccatagacggcagcccaacaggctcccctgtccctgggattctccaggcaagaacattggagtgggttgccatttccttctccaattgctaTATAAATGGGttgatttaaaaatgttatctttCTCTGCCAAGAGTTTTAAAGGGTTGAAAAGTTACCTGCTACATTATCTTTCTTTGCTCTAATCTTCACTTGGGCCTTATTTACATTTTGGataactgtggtgctgcagaaaaagaaaaggccttGATTTAGTTGCGTCTTTAGAGTGAGAAGTAAACCAGCAGGGACCTATAAAGTATTTCAACATAAGCAAGATTTCACAATTACGTTTTGATGATTGtcttttcagaaaaggaaaacaatcacTACTACCAAAGGACAGCCTCAGAGAGCGAAGTATGAACAACATTCAAACATTAACCATAAGAATACAAAGAATGGTTTTAATGTACATAGACTGCTTAAGTTTTCAATCAGAGATGTGGTGCATGGATGTGACTTTAGGGATTTTCATTCCATTGATGTAATTAGGAGAAGACCTTCTTTCCTTTTGGGTTTGCTATCAAACCTTCCAGGTTTGGCTGAGCAGTAGTTCAGTTCCTTTACCCTGGAACCTATCTAACTTCCATCTGGCTGCACCTGACTCCCCATTTGTTACCATCACAAAATAAAAGTGTCTTCCCCATAACCACCCTAAAACATTTTCACATACCACTTACACACTATTTATTCCCACCCTCTCATGAAAAAGGCAATGCAAATCGTTATCCTACTAATACTGGTGAACATTAAAGTCTACTACTTCAAAAGGACTCATGCCCTTCAAGCTGTAAGACTGTCCATAGGTAATGTTCCTAGATAACACAAACTAAGAATGGAGGCATTGTGTTATTGGTAAAGAAGACTAAAATAAAAAACCCTGAAAATATCTTCCACTTCTGCCCCGAACAGTAATTTGACATCAGGAAAGGACTGAACTTAAACTAAGAATTACATTGTTATTGTGTTAttggttatttaacttaaataaagtaaataaagttACTTAacttaaataaaacttaaactAAGAATTACATTGTTATTGTGTTATTGgtaaaaaagactaaaataaaaaacCCTGAAAATATCTTCCACTTCTGCCCCGAACAGTAATTTGACTTCAGGAAAGGACTGAACTTAAACTAAGAATTACAGTGCTCACCTGGTCTACCTCACAGGCTTATGGGGAGAATCGAATGACGTTATCTAAACATATGTAAAGCAGTAACTAAGCCATTTTGTACACTTTGTAAGGCATACATTGACAAATGCCATAAAGTCCATGCTCTTTAAACAATCAATTCCATTCTTAAAAATTTTCCTAAGGAAATGATTCAGTAGAAATAAGTATATAAAGATGTTCATGGCACCTTTCTAATATTCTGAAAATCACCCCAAAGGCCCATCATTATAGGAAAACATTAACAAATTATCATACATCTAGAGAAAGATTATGCAGCTGTGTGAAAATGAGGAAACGTTTATGATacaatattctgtgtgtgtgcacacaagcatttagttgctctgtcatgtctgactcttcgagaccccatggactgtggccctccatgctcctctgtccatgggatttttttaggcaagaacactggaatgggttgccatttcctcctcccaagggatcttctcgaccgagggatcaaacccatgtctcctgtgtctcctgccttgcaggtagattttttacctgctgagccactggggaagcccttatttagtttaaaaaaataaaaagactataaaaaatagacgagaagggggtgacataggatgagatggttggatggcatcactgactcaatggacatgaatctgagaaaactcagggagacagtgcttggtgtactgcagttcatagggtcacagagtcggacatggcttaagagactgaataacaacaaaaacaacaataaaatattaagtatcctgtgcctaaagaactatgtaACAGGTAATGTACATTAAGGTGGTGGAAATATTCTTATATCTCATTTGTCTTTAAtgcttttatatgtatataaattaaaagtggctttaaatgaaattttgaacaTGAAGGcactttgtttttcaaaatatccCACTTTACCTGAAGTCCCCTGCTGTGAACTTGGCCTCAGCAAGTGAAAAAGCAGCTTCTCTCATCACTTCACCCATCAACATTTTAGTCTGGAAAAGCATAAATCAACAGCCGATTGAACCCAAGTTCTTATACAGGGAAAGGTGGGGTCATAATCATGTCCCTTTAAGCACCACCAGTGTTCCATACCAGGTGTACATGTAAATATTGATCTGgtaacaataaaataaacacatctaATTTTGCTTGAAAGGTTTGATTATGGATACTAACAACATGGCAAAATCGTAAGTTTTATAATATATTACAATAAAGACACTAAAAAATTGAAAACTAGATCTTTACTGAAAGGCCTACCTTATTCCTGAATGGGTCCATGGCAATTTGTTCAAATTACTCTTTTAGATTCACTATACTGCTGTCAAAATCCTAATGTCACAGTGATTCTAAAATAAATCTGGAAGATGTAACGTTTGAGGATACCcaataatttttttgaaagagaagACAAACGGGACAAGGGGTTAGAAAGTCACCAGACAGGCCAGAGGGAGCAATTATAAGAACACAAGGGAAAGAGCACttgaggcagagggaagagctaATGCAAAGGTCCCAGTACTGGATGTTAGAAAAAAGCTCCAAATGAGACCAGAGGGGAAGGCAAGGGCCAGAACAGATCAAGAGGGGCTTGGGGGCAAGAATAAAGAGTCTGAATTTGATTTCATGACCTTTCTGATACTTGTTACATTTATAACAGCATTTttagttttgaaagaaaaatattaacagcCATGCTGGATTTTCCATAGATACTTCTAAAACACAGTTCTAAGCAAACTTCATTCTACCTCTATTATCTTCTTAAGGATCTGTCGAAATCGAAGAGTTAAGGCATCAGATTTTTTCTTCAGGAGGTTTCGACCTGTCTGTGCTCCTTTTAACCGAGCCTTCATGATGGTCTGTGCCCTATGTAAACAAAGTTAAGgaaatttaagataaaaatacTTCCCTAATATGCTGTTAAAACCCTGCTTTATCTGTTGATGTCACGGGAGCAAGAATATACAGCATTTGTGGCTGAAAGGCTTAACTGGTTTCTCAGTATTGTAGATATCCACCCTCAGTGTTCCAAAAGTGAgaagtattttttatataaaatgtaacaATCCTTTAATAAGTAATAaattagtatttattaaataaatagtatttatttattaaataaattagtatttatcaaataaacatataaagaGCCCTATTTTATGATGTCAGCATTGTTTACTTACTTGATTTGTGAGTTATAACAATATATGTGTTTCCATTAAGGATTTAAAAATTCTGTCCATTAACAGATAGCAAACTTTGAAATGCACTTATCTTCAGGACCAACAACTGCACTTTAAGGAACTTATGCCACTAACTCCCACATATACACGAAAACATGTACAAGGTTAAGGATGAGTACTCCAGCcttatttgtaatagcaaaaggGTGGAAACAAATGTCCCACAAATCATGGTTCATCATACAACAGAATGATATGCAGccagtaaaacaacaacaacaaaaaaaacagtaaGGCAGATCCGCATGTATTCCCAATATTACACTGTCTTAGTTACACAAAGTAAGGGATACATGTGCttatatagatacagagaacagttCTAGAAATTTTCACAGAAACTGGTAACAGTTTCCTTTCAAAAATAaggcatttactttttaaatggaaaaaaacagatttattCTTTACTACTACACTGTTTTACCTTCTGAATTTTATACCATAATCATTTCTCACTTTTTTCATTAAAAGTGTGGCATGGAAGTGTTTTGATATCACCAATGAagactctactgctgctgctgctaagtcgcttcagtcgtgtccgactctgtgcgacccaatagacagcggcccaccaggctccccagtccctgggattctccaggcaagaacactggagtgggttgccatttccttctccaatgcatgaaagtgaaaagtgaaagtgaagtcgctcagtcgtgtccgactctttgcgaccccatggtctgcagcctaccaggctcctccatccatgggattttccaggcaagagtactggagtggggtgccattaccaatcacttaattaatttgtaaatGACTCTACGTAACAAATGACACATAAGTAAACACTCCTGAGAAGTGACAAGCCACTGAAGTCTCCCTACCTCATTCCAATCTTTTCCCATTAGAAACCCCCAAACTGAAGGCAAGAAAGCAACAGCAAAAACCGACATTTCTGTTCTTGCTACCATATGCCAGATAAAATTCAATAATGAGGAAGAAAAAGTGGGTAGTCAGATTCAATAATAGTTTGCATGACATACTTAGAAAAATTTAAGGGGATATAGTTTCATATGACTGGTGTTATAATCAACTGCAAAATAGTTTTTACTAAACTTTTGGGTAAATTCTTAGATTATGAATCTTCTACCATAGGCCAAAGGTTACTAAGACTATTCTGTAGCTGGAAAGGGCTTTAGACATTATCTTGCAGGACAGGAAAATGAAGTTCAGAAAAGTAAAACAACTTTCCCACAGTTGCTCAGTGAAGAAGCAGAGAACCTCAGGCAGAGCAGGAACCTGATCAAGATTTCTGACTCTAGAGATTTAACCAAGGCTCAAACTAAGGCTCAAACCTAAGTCCTCTGTACTCCAACCTATGCCACACTGCTTTAGCTACAGATTATAAACCACCTCAGGCAAACAGTTCTGTCTTTGAAAAACTAGCTATTAGTGGCTGAAATTGCACTGACTAGCCTCATTGGAGGTCTACCCAAGTGAAGCTGGTTCAGTTTCCAGCCTGAGTAGGAGCTATGCACCCCACTGTGTATATTTAACATACCACATTGTTGACACTAACCACCAGAATTTGGGTTCAAAGAGTTGAACCAAATTTAAGTCAAATCCTAGTATTTCAGATTGCAGCAAGTATACAGTAAAAAGGTGAACTGCTTGTGAATTCATGTTAACTTTAatctatatttaatttcttttctcggagaaggcaatggcaccccactccagtactcttgcctggaaaatcccatggatggaggagcctagtaggctgcagtccatggggtcgctaagagtcggacacgactgagcgacttcgcattcacttttcactttcatgcactggagaaggaaatggcaacccactccagtgttcttgcctggagaatcccagggacgggggagcctggtggctgccgtctatggggtcacacagagccggacacgactgaagtgacttagcatagcatagcataatttCTTTTCTGGTGAAATAGACAAATTTTAATTCTTGAAACTCAAAGAGTGATTTGCCCGAGGGCCTACAGTTAGTATGTAGTAGAACCTTGATGTGACTGATTTCTGCAGACGCTGAATCCTTCATGCCTCTTTTGCTTCTACTCTGAACTTGTTTTTGCTTTCTGGTGTCTAAGTAGGTGACAGCGCCATCTTACAGCATATTACAATAAGGTGAAAGTGTCTGAAACAAATCACTAGTGCATTTTCTAGCCTAGTTCTTAAAAAACTTCTTTTATAAGTT is a genomic window containing:
- the ATP6V1D gene encoding V-type proton ATPase subunit D, which codes for MSGKDRIEIFPSRMAQTIMKARLKGAQTGRNLLKKKSDALTLRFRQILKKIIETKMLMGEVMREAAFSLAEAKFTAGDFSTTVIQNVNKAQVKIRAKKDNVAGVTLPVFEHYHEGTDSYELTGLARGGEQLAKLKRNYAKAVELLVELASLQTSFVTLDEAIKITNRRVNAIEHVIIPRIERTLAYIITELDEREREEFYRLKKIQEKKKILKEKSDKDLEQRRAAGEVIEPANLLAEEKDEDLLFE